tatttttggtcCCAGAAGTgttgttttaatgattttttttaaagtgtgtgttgTGTactgcattggcataccatagtcctacctgtagattacCCACAGGCAAgatggttgcagtgagcaaGTGACGTATGTTGCAAAAATAAAAGAGGACTAACgctatttattttcttattttgcataatTCAGGTCATCTTGACCCGGGTGAGGATTACCGCACTGCAGCACTAAGAGAGACAGAGGAAGAAGCAGGCTATACCAGCAATCAACTCACAGTTACAGACTTTAAGAGCACGCTCAATTATATTGTCAAGAATAGACCAAAGGAGGTCGTTTATTGGCTTGCTGAGCTGAAGGATCCAAAGGATGGTGTGAAATTGTCCAATGAGCATCAAGATTTCAAGTGGTGCAACCTGGAAGAGGCCTGTCACCTCTCAGGATACAGTGACATGGAAAAGGTTTTACGAGATGCTGATAATTATCtccatagctgatgacgtacaAGGATAGATTATCCAGATCATTGTGAAGAATGAGacattgaatgtaatattgaaTTATAACAACTTAGCTTAATCAATTCAGGGATGCGGACAAGCTCATGGGACTATAATACACTACAATGCCAAGAGATGTACTGTACATAATATGAATACAAGCATAGGTGAGGAAATTTGTCTCACGatgtcaaactttttttttattaagagtTGCTGAGCTTTTTTAACCACTGAGCTGAAGGATCCACAGGATGGTGTGAAATTGTCCAATGAGCATCAAGATTTCAAGTGGTGCAACCTGGAAGAAACCTGTCTGGTGCCTCTCAGGATAAAGGGATGTAAACATTGATTGAACCTTTTTTTCCATGGTTTTCCAGTTGCCATGCAATTCTGCTTAATTGAACgatttattctatttttaatGCAGGCAACATATGTATGTGGTTtgataaaattgaaaagtatATGATACGTTTAATCAAGTATGCTACCCTCAGACAGTCTTAAGGACatatacatctacatgtaggctaccattgatttgactttaaaaaaatttgagctGCCAGGTCACACTTTTCACATATATGTCTCAAATGTCTGAGATGTGTTACGTAAAACTTAAGCCCAGAAAAAATCTTTtactaaaataattatttaatgcttcagaaaagtgaaatattaaaGTGACcagaaacaccatcttaattatGATGGATTATTTTGGACTTACATGTAGtcttatgtcattacatgaatttataattatttataaaatattttcatacagTTGCGTAAAACATTTCCCTTTGAATCCCTTTTAACTAAATGACTGCAATTATTAACTTATACAATTTATTTAGTAGTCAATCATATGTAAACATTCCTGGAGGAAAAAAGGAATAATTgcatatgatatgatataaaatattaacTTGGGGATATAACATTGtgctttcatttattttctttagaaCTGCTTCACcgaaataattgaaaatttgaaatggtgTCACTTTGTTATTCAATCTGATTTCGATGACATTtcagtattataattatgttaatttgtCTGATTTATAAATTGAGTCTTaagaaatatgacaaaaatGGTAGCAAGCTTTCAATACCAAGGTATCCCAATTATCccatgctgaaaattttatgattttgaacagataattttgttcaaatcatataattttcagcCTAGAGTACCCCTGTATTAAGATGCAATTTGTTTATGAAAAGGAGTTAAAGAGTAGACTTTACTGAAGGCTGAGAGTGTGTTTCTTCTTTTAATGTGAAAAAAAGGTTGGTGTTTTCTCTGAAAAAATGGGATTGTCATTGTTGCAACCTTTTTGTCAcatctgcaaaaattgaaatattctgtattttcatataaaaaataggcctacaaagGAAAGAGTGAATGGTTGACatcaattctctcatttgcattttaCTGTGttatgcatataacttttttcctgaaaaataaacaaattttactttaaaatgctaaactttcttattttacacccaatTTGCTTGAGATTTTCATCAGTATGCTAGTTTAATCCACATGTCCTTTAAATATGGTTTATAATTGGGTATTAAAGACATCGTTTCATCATTTTTCATCTTATTTTTGTTTGGATTTCTATATGCATCAGGCCTTATTAAATGATTTAATTAAAGAttaataccagttgtggtaacaatctcaaaatgagttcgaacacagtccaataaaatgaccagcCAATTGCTTGTatgcatgaatgaaaaatatgttcATATCGGCTTTGgagaaaaatgtgtaattgctgagaaatgagcaaaattccataaaatgtcggGCATTTTTCCAAGTGATATTAGTACACTGTCTGACATTGTTATgcctttttgtgtgtgttatcaagcagaattatcggttttcagctaagatttcatggtTTCACAAAGACGAGTTGATTTCATTAtactagatctatgataatatgggGGTTAGTAATAGTAACCTTTTATTTTAAAGGCTTTCTCTTGAAATAGTTTTTGCTGCAATTagtttcttttacttttaaaaagaaGTTTTGTTTGAGCATGAAAATAGatgttttctattttcttatttggccttgatacatgtatatagaagattaaacaaatgattttcaagaatttcaatttaaacCACTGAATACATTTAGCAAACCTTGGGTTGTGGACttattaatattgatattaattgaATTTCCCTTAGACAGCGCCTCATCAAACAAATGCAGTTGGGGTCAGGGAGAGTGGG
This is a stretch of genomic DNA from Lytechinus pictus isolate F3 Inbred unplaced genomic scaffold, Lp3.0 scaffold_19, whole genome shotgun sequence. It encodes these proteins:
- the LOC129260975 gene encoding bis(5'-nucleosyl)-tetraphosphatase [asymmetrical]-like yields the protein MGSEMLRAGGLIIFRRIKLGIQYLLLQTSYGVHHWTPPKGHLDPGEDYRTAALRETEEEAGYTSNQLTVTDFKSTLNYIVKNRPKEVVYWLAELKDPKDGVKLSNEHQDFKWCNLEEACHLSGYSDMEKVLRDADNYLHS